The Pseudomonas fulva 12-X sequence CCAGATAATTGCCGTCGCTCAACTGTTCGTCGCCGATCAGTTGCTCCTGGCGCGTGGCGATCACCACCTGGCCGCGGCCCTGCATGGCGTCGCGGGCATTGCTGAGCAGGTTGAGCACCACCGCCTGCAACTGCACCTCGTCGCACATCACGCCGACATCGCGGGCGGCCAGGTCGAAGCTCAGGGTGATGGCATCGCCCAGGGTGCCGGCCAGTAGCTCGCGGGCAGCGTCGAGGCGTTCGCTGATATCCACGCAGGCCAGCTCCGGGCCGTCCTGGCGCACGTTGGCGAGCAACTGGCGGATCAGCTTGCCGCCTTGCTCCACCGCCTGCAGGCCGGTCTGCGCGAAACGCTCCACTTCGGCCGGCCGCCGCGCACGCAGCTGAGCCATCTGCAGGCTGGTGCTGAGCACCTGCAGCAGGTTGTTGACGTCGTGGGCGATACTGGCGGTGAGCATGCCAAGGGACGACACGCGGCGCGCATGGCGCAGCGACTCTTCGGCCTCGCGGTGGCGCGCCTGGGCCTGTTCCAGCTCGTCGAGCAGCGCACTGGCGTGTCGCTCGCGCTGCAGCTCCAGCATGCGCAACTGCAGCAGCGCGGCGGTCTGCCGGGCCAGTGCCTGCAGCGCCCGGCGCTGGTGGTCGGGCAGGCTGCGTGGCTTGGTGTCGATCACGCACACGGTGCCCAGCGGGTGGCCGGCGTCGGTGCGGATCGGTGCCCCGGCATAGAAGCGAATGTGCGGCTCGCCAAGCACCAGGGCGCTGTGCTGAAAGCGCGGATCCTGGGTGGCATCCTCGACCACCAGCACGTCATCGGGCTCGAGAATCGCATGGGCGCAGAACGCCAGGTCACGGTGCGTCTCGCGCACGTCCAGACCCACGCAGGCCTTGAACCACTGACGCTCGCGGTCGACCAGGGAAACCAGGGCAATCGGCGTGTCGCACAGGGTGGTGGCCAGCAGCACCACGTCATCGAAATTTTGTTCGGGGGCCGAATCGAGGATGTCGAGGTGTTCGAGCGACAGAACGCGCTCTTCTTCGTCATGCGGCGCAGGGGCAGGGCGATGGGGCATCGAGGGGTACCGCGGAAGGAGTGGCGGCATGATGCGCTGTAGGTTGTACAACAGGCAAGCAACTTGTCGGGGGCGACAGGTTGTAGAGGTTGGCGTAACCACAATGCGCGGTTTGGTACGGCAAAGTGTTGAACCGGCTTTTCGCCGCTTCGGTCACAACCTGCAGATGGCCGTGAAAGGCCGCGCCCAGCCGTTAGCCGATGAGGTGATCCATGCAGATATTCGAAGCGTTGCGCGAAAGTCATGACCGTCAGCGGGCGATGGCCGAGGCGTTGCTCGCCACCACCGGTGATTCGCCCGAGCGGGCCCAGCGTTACAGCGAACTGAAGGATGAGCTGCTGGCCCATGCCCGGGCCGAGGAGCGATTCTTCTATTCGCCGCTGATGAAGCACGACGCGGGTGTGGATCTGTCTCGCCACGGGGTGGCCGAGCACCATGAGATGGACGAGCTGCTGGAAACCCTGGAAGACACCGACCCGTCTAGCCCGTCGTGGATCGCCACGGCGCGCAAGCTCAAGGACAAGATCTTCCATCATCTGGAAGATGAGGAACACACCTTCTTCCAGCAGGCCGGGAAGATGCTGACCGACCAGCAGAAGACCAGCCTGGCCAGCCAGTACGTCAAGGATTACCAGGACGCTCTGGACTGATCACCAACCGCTATTCGACGAGCAGCTCGCGCACCCGCGAGGCCAGGGCGTCGAGGGTGAAGGGTTTGGTCAGCACGGTGATGCCGGGCGCCAGCTGGCCGTCGGTGAGTAGTGAATTGACGGCGTAACCGGTGATCAGCAGTACCGGCATCGTCGGCCTGACCAACCTTCCGGCGTCGGCCATCTGTCTGCCGTTCATGCCGCCTGGCAGACCGACATCGCTGATCAGCAAGTCAATGACCGCATCGGACTGCAGCAGGCTGAGGCCCGCTGCGCTGTCGCTGGCCTCGATTACGGTCAGGCCCAACTCTTCCAGCACATCGGTAACCAGTAGACGAATCGTTGGCTCGTCATCGACCACCAGCACCGTCTTGCCGTGTCGCTCTGCAACGGGTTGGAGTGCGGCAATGGCGCTAGGCTCGGCTTCGCTGTATGGGTTGCCGCCGTGGCGCGGCAGGTAAAGTGTCACTACAGTGCCTTCACCTTCGACCGATGTGATGTGCATCTGCCCGCCGGATTGCTTGGCGAAGCCGTAAGCCATGGACAGTCCCAGGCCGGTGCCTTCGCCGATCGGCTTGGTGGTGAAGAACGGCTCCACCGCCCGGGCCACGATATGGGCGGGCATGCCCACGCCTTCGTCGCTGACCGCCAGGCTCAGGTACGAGCCTGGCGTCAGATTCAGCGCCGCGGCCTGGGCGGTGTCGATCTGCAGGTTGCGAGTGCAGGCCTTGATCACGCCGCCGTTCGGCATCGCGTCGCGGGCGTTGATGCACAGGTTGAGCAGGGTGTTTTCCAGCTGTGAGGCGTCGACCAGGGCTGTCCACAGGTCGGCCTGCAGATCGCTTTCCAGATGGATGGCCGGGCCGACGGTGCGCTGGATCATCTCCAGCATGCCGGCGATCAGCCCGTTGGCATCGGTAGGCTTGGGTAGCAGTGTCTGCCGGCGCGAGAAGGCCAGCAGGCGGTGGGTCAGCGCGGCAGCACGACGCGTGGCGGCTTCCGCCGCGCTCATGTATCGGTCCAGTTCCTGGAAGCGGCCCTGTTCGATGCGTAGGTGCATCAGTTCCAGCGCTCCGGAAATACCCGCCAGAAGGTTGTTGAAGTCGTGTGCCAGGCCGCCAGTCAGTTGACCGATGGCTTCCATTTTCTGCGATTGACGCAGGGACTCCTCTGCCATGTGTTGGGCCGTGACGTCGCGGCCCACGAAATGGAACACCCGACCTGATGGATCCGGTGCTGCCGTCCACATGAACGTACGCAGTTCGTTGTTCTTGCTGCGTAGACGGCTGACGAAGCCGCTGATCTTTTCACCTTTACCGAGGCGCCCCATGAGATCGATTACATCGCCCCGGTCTTCCTCGACGACCACATCCAGGAACGGGATGCTGAGCAATTTTTCCGACTCCCAGCCGAGCAGCTGCGTCCAGGCCGGGTTGATGGTCTTGAAGTAGCCGTCCAGCCCAGCCGAGCCCATCAGGTCATTGGTGCTTTCCCAGAGGCGGTCGCGTTCGGCGGTACGCTTGCGCAATTCGGCACGATTGAGCTTCTCGCGGGTGATGTCACGAGCCGAGCAGTAAGTCTTGCGGCCATCGGGCACGGCGACCCAGGACAGCCAGCGCCATTCGCCGTTCCTGCAGCGGAAACGGTGTTCCAGCCCTAGGGCCGGTTCGCCGGCCTCCTTGAATTTCAGCCACACACGTTGCGTGGCTTCCTGATCCCTGGGATGGACGAATTCGAGAAAGTGGACACTGGCCAGCTCCTCTTCGCTCCAGCCCAGGGTAGTTTGCCAGGCCGGGTTGGTGGATTCGAAGTAGCCGTCGTGGTTGAGCACGCCGAGCAGGTCGGGGGTGATCTGCCAGGTACGGCCACGTTCGAAGGTCTGGGCGATGACCTTCTGTTCCAGCTCGGCATTGAGGGCCATGACCCGGGCGATGGCGCGGTCGCGTTCGCCTTCGATGGCACGACGCTCTTCGACGTTGATCAGCACGCCGGGAAAACTCAGGCCCGTACCGTCTGCAGCCAGTTCGACGCGGCCATTCGCTTCCAGCCAGTAATAACGGCCATCTGCGCGGCGCACGCGGTACTGGTGGGCATAGGGTCCGCCGCGGGCAATCGCTTCGTTGATGGCGGTGAGCAGGCTGTCGATATCGTCCGGGTGCACCGTCGCGACTACCTGCTGCAGGCTCAGACCGCGGCGGCCCAGCGCCGGGTCGAGGCCGAAGCTGCGGGCGAAGGCTTCGTCGACGGTGAACTGGTTGCTGGGCAAATCCCAGAACCAGGTACCGATGATCGCCCCGGCGGCCAGCGCCAGCTGCACCCGCTCGGCGTTGGCGACGGCCGGCTGCTCGATGGTGACCACCCGGGTGGTTTCGATGGCGACATTCAGGAAGCCGGCGACCTGGCCTGAATCGTCGCGCAGCGGGCTGTAGGAGAAGGTCCAGTAGGTGTCTTCGGGCTGGCCGCTGCGGTGCAGCAGCAGGTGCAGGTTTTCGTCATGCACCGGCTCGCCACGTAGCACCTGTTCCACCAGTGGGCCAAGGGTCGGCCACACGTCCGCCCAGGCAATTTCGATGGGCTGGCCCAGGGCGTCTGGGTGGTGCTTGCCGAGAATCGTCGCGTAGGGCTCGTTGTACAGCAAGGTGCGCTGCGGGCCCCAGACGGCGCACATGGCGAAGCTGCTGGTGGCCATGACCGCGCATGTGGTACGCAGCGCGGCGGGCCAGCTTTCCTGGAGGCCGAGCGGCGTGGCGGCCCAGTCGAAATCATCGAGGATGGATGGCACGGGAAGCCCTCCCCAGGCGCTGTGGATCGGCGCCCAGTGTGCCTGAGCACGCGCGGCAAACCCAGCGGCATTTGCGATCATTTTCAAGGGATTTTGCGGGGTTCTCGCAGGAAACGACCCGCATCCCTATCGCAGGCTTATACAGCTCTCATTCGTTGTAGAACTTCTCGAGACGCCGCTGCTCGAATCACCTACAGGGGCGCATTCAGTCGGCCCCGCCAGCAACGCTATAGGTAAGCCGATGCCAACAGGTGGCAAGCACGATTTCCGAGTCGACAACGCCTCGTCGGGCGACATTTCCGGCTCGGGGAAGAACATCTTCTTCGCTGCGGTGGAAACCACCCGCATGCCGATGATCGTGACCGATCCCAACCGCCCCGATAACCCGATCATTTTCGCCAACAACGCCTTTCTGGAAATGACCGGCTATGAGAGCGAGGAAATCGTTGGCCAGAACTGCCGCTTTCTGCAGGGCGCGGAAACCGATCGCTCGGTGGTCGCCCAGGTGCGCGAGGCGATCAGCAAACGCCAGGAGGTCTCGGTCGAGCTGATCAACTACCGCAAGGACGGCTCGACCTTCTGGAACGCGCTGTTCATCTCGCCGGTGTACAACGATGCCGGCGAGCTGATCTATTTCTTCGCCTCGCAGCTGGATATCAGCCGCCGCCGCGACGCCGAGGAAGGTCTGCGTCAGGCGCAGAAGATGGAGGCCCTGGGTCAGCTGACTGGTGGCATCGCCCACGACTTCAACAATCTGCTGCAGGTGATGATCGGCTATCTGGAAGTGCTCGAACGTACCGCCAGCAAGCCCGAATACGATGCCGAACGCATCCTGCGCTGCGTGAACAACGCCCGCAACGCCGCCGACCGCGCCGCCACGCTGACCCAGCAACTGCTGGCGTTCTCGCGCAAGCAGAAACTCGAAGGCCGGGTGCTCAATCTCAACGGCCTGATCAGCGGCTTCAAGGAGTTGGGCGAACGCACCCTGGGCCACGCCAACCTGCGCCTGACCCTGGACAAAACCCTGTGGAACTGCCGCATCGACCCGACCCAGGCCGAGGTGGCGTTTCTCAATATCCTGATCAACGCCCGCGACGCCCTGGAAGGCCGCGACCAGCCCGTGGTGCATATCGAAACCAAGAACGTCACCGTCGAAGAGCTGGGCAGCATGTCCTACGACGGCCTGATGCCCGGCCGCTACGTCAGCGTGGCGATTACCGACAACGGCATGGGCATGTCCGACAGCGTAAGTAGCCGGGTGATGGACCCGTTCTTCACCACCAAGGAGGAAGGCAAGGGCTCCGGGCTCGGCCTGTCGATGGTCTACGGCTTCGTCAAACAATCCGGCGGCACGGTGCGCATCTATTCGGAGGAGGGCGTCGGCACCACGCTGCGCCTGTACTTCCCGGCCGACGACAGCCAGGTAATCCACAGCCCGGCGAAGGAGCGCACCAACGAGCGCAACGGCACCGAGCGCGTGCTGGTGGTCGAGGACCGTCCGGACGTCGCCGACCTGGCGCGCATGGTGCTCGAGGATTACGGCTACGTCGCCGACATCGCCCTCAATGCTCGCGAGGCGCTGCTGCGTCTGGACGTGGCCGAGTACGACCTGCTGTTCACCGACCTGATCATGCCCGGCGGCATGAACGGCGTGATGCTCGCTCGCGAAGCGCGACGCCGCAAACCGGGCCTCAAGGTATTGCTGACTACCGGCTATGCGGAGAACTCCCTGGAGCGCACCGATGCCGGCGGCAGCGAGTACGACGTGATCTCCAAGCCCTACGTGCCCAACGAGCTGGCGCGCAAGGTACGCCAGGTGATCGACGGGCCGACCGGCGTGGGTTGAGAGCGGGGGCCGCACGCGTCTATTCGGCGTGTTGCGGCTCTTTCGCATTACCCGGACGAGTGGTCGCAAGACTATACGAACTGTTCTGCATGTATCCGCCTCACAGAGGTATGGACAAATACATCAGCAGATTCATGACGGAAACCGGCTGCCAGCTCGAACTTGAACGAGGTCCCACCGGCATCTGCTTCAAGGCGATATCCAACGACGGACAATGCCTGGGGCAACGGCACCTGAGTACGTCACAACTGGGCAACGGCGCCCTCGTGCAAGCGGTGATGCTGGACTTCATTGCCCAGGTCAGGCGCTTGCTGGAGCGTGATGGCCGAACCATCGCCAAGCCCGCCAGCTCGCTTAGGGACAACTCGGATCCGGCACCCGGTAGCTGAGTCGCTACCATCCAGGGCATAAACCCCCTTCCAAACGGCTGCTTCGCAGCTACCTCGCCCGCTCATGTGCCGTATACAGTGAAGGCCTTTCGCTGCTACCGGTCGTCCCCGTATGAATCTCTGGTTTCGCCTTCTTCTGATGCTTCTGCGCCGCCCCTGGCGCAAACCCGTTTCGGCGTTCGACACCACCGTGGTGCGCATGCGCGTGTGGCCACTGGATCTGGACTTCAATCGTCATGTCACCAATGGTCGTTATTTCACGCTCGCCGATGTCGGGCGCATGGATTACGTGCTGCGCAGCGGCGCCTTCCGGGTGGCGCTGCGCAATCGGGCGCTGCCCATCGTCGGCGACGTGTGGGGCAAATTTCGCCGTGAGCTGAAGCTGTTCGAGGCCTTCGAAATTCATTCCCGTCTGCTCGGCTGGGATGACAAGTGGAGCTTCATGGAACACCGCTTCGTCAAGGGCGAGCGTGTGGTCGGCGTGGTGATCATGCGCGGCCTACTTCGCGGGCCTAAAGGCAACGTGTTGCCGGGCGAATTCGCCGCCGAACTGCGCTTGCCCGAGCAATCGCCGCCGTTGCCGGCGTGGCTGAGCGACTGGTCCGCCAGTTGCGACCAGTTGAGCGTGCAGTTGCGCGATGAGGAGCAGTAGCGGCGGGCTGTAGTGCCTACTCGCCGGAGGCAGTACGCCGTGACAGGTTGGCAGCGGGCCTGTGAACCTTAAGCTGGCTTGCCAAAAGAAAAACGCGAGCCCTGGGCTCGCGTTTTTTTGAGCGGCGCAGCCTGGCCGTCAGGCCAGCTTGGCCAGATCGGCTGCGTCGAAGCCCGGCAGCGGCTCACCCTGGCGGACCTTGTTGGCCCATTCGGCATCGGAAATCAGCACGCGGCCGACGGCGATCAGGTCGAACTCCTCACGCTCCATGCGCAGGTGAAGGTTGTCCAGCACCGCTGCGCCGGAGCCCTTGCCGCCGAATGCGCCGAAGAAGTCGCCATCCAGGCCCACCGAACCGACGCTGATGGTCGGTGCACCCGTCAATTTCTTCGCCCAACCGGCGAAGTTCAGGCCTTCGGCACCGTCGATCTCGGGGAATTCCGGCTCCCAGAAGCGGCGCTGCGAGCAGTGCAGGATATCCACACCAGCGTCGACCAGCGGCGCCAGCCATTCGCTCATCTGCTCCGGCGTGGTGGCCAGGCGCGCGGCGTAGTCCTGCTGCTTCCACTGGCTGACCCGCAGGATCAGCGGGAAGTCCTCGCCCACCGCAGCACGCACGGCACGCACCGCTTCGGCGGCGAAGCGCGAGCGCTCGGCGATGGTGGCGCCGCCAAAGGCGTCGGTGCGGGTATTGGTGCCGGGCCAGAAGAACTGGTCGATCAGGTAACCATGGGCGCCATGCAGCTCCACGGTATCGAAGCCCTGGCGCTTGGCGTCGGCAGCGGCGCTAGCGAAGGCGGCCACGGTGTCGGCGATGTCTTCCAGGCTCATCGCCACACCGCGCGGATCATCCGGCGCAACCAGGCCGGACGGGCTTTCTACCGGCGCGTCCGGCACCCATTCGCCGCGCGAGCGGGTCGACCCGGTGTGCCAGATCTGCGGGCCGATGCGCCCGCCAGCGGCATGCACCGCTTTGGCCACTTCGCCCCAGCCGGCCAGGGCCGCCTCGCCGTGGAAGAACGGGATGCCCGGCATGTTGCGCGAGGCCGGGCGGTCGATCACCGTACCTTCGGTAAGAATCAGCCCTACACCGCCCGCGGCGCGGCGCCGGTAGTACTCGGCATGCGCCTGGCCGGGAATACCTTCCGGCGCCATGCCGCGAGTCATGGGCGCCATGACGATGCGATTGGGCAGATCCAGGCTTTTCAGTTTGAAGGGGCTGAACAGAACGTCAGACATGAACACCTCATCTCGGGTCGAATGGCCGCTGCAATCAGCGGCTTACAAAAAAGGGGCTGGCTCGGCGCGGGATAACCGCCTGCAGCAGCGCCAGCGAAGCGCCGCCATATGCCCATGACCGGCAGCGCGTTGCAAGCGTCGGCGTGCGCCATTCATGGCGCGAATAATCCGCAGCACTTCGGGGGAAACGACGGCCACTTGGCTGGCGCGAAAATCTCTAGCAGGCAGTATGATGGCGTATGGCTATGCCATGCGGTGCTGCATGGCGCTCGGGAGTGTGGGAGAGGGCATGGATCCGCTGAGCAAGACGCAACTCAAGGAGCTGGTGCGACGGGTGATCGTTGCCCAGGGCAACGCGTTCATCAAGGAACTGCTGCGTGGCACCAACGCCAGGATCGGCGCGACCAAGGAGGACTTCGCTGCCAACCTGGACGCCGCCATCGATGCTGACGAGCTGACCCAGGAAAGGCTCGAAGCCTGGCTGGCGGAGGTCGAGGGCTGGGGCGACCAGCATCTTTATCTGATTGCACCGCCGCAAGTCGATCCGCACGCGTTGGCCGCCGGCATTGCTGCCAGCCCCTATGCCGAAGCGCTTGATGCCAGCGCCAGCCTGGACTTTCCCGAAGCGCTCACGCTCAAGCACATCGCGCTGAACGACAGCGGGCTGTCGATGCTCTGGCATCAGGGCAAGGCCGGCTGGAATCGCTTCAAACCCAAGGACTTCAGCCTCGATGAAGGGCTGGAGCACTACCGTTTCGATGCCTACCGGCAGCGCCTGGACCGCAGTGTGGTGCGTTTCGAGTGGCGCTTCGCCGACCCCTACTGCCTGGTGCTGATTCACCGTAACCCCGAGATCGACCACAAAGCGGTGTTCGGGGACATCCGCCGCACGCTGGCCGCCATTGGTTGTGCGGATGTGGCGGCCAGGCCGATCCCGCTGGATCAGGCGGTAAAGGTCGCGGCGAGCAAAGGCAAGGGCGTGCATTCGACCCGCTTCGAGCTCGATGGAGGCTATGTGGAAATGGCCTCGACCCTGGCCGAAGGCGGAATCGACGCCGTCGAGCCGGTGCGCGTGGTGCTGCAGGCGGTGGACACCGGCCAGTTCGACCGCGCCCAGGGCATGCTGCATTTCGCTGCCGAAGAACACGGCACCAGTCGGCGTATCGCCGTGCAGGTCCATGGCCGCGAGGCGCGGCTGCGTATCTGGGCGCAGTGCAAGCGTGAGGATGTGCTGCGTATCGTCGAACTGCTCTGGGCGTACAACGGCGCGCCATGAATAGCGCACAGTCGCACCGCTGGCAGGCGGAGATCGAGCGGCGCCTGAGCCAGGGCGTCGACCTGGAATTCACCCTGGCGCATTTCGCCCGGGCGGTCGAGGCGCCGCCTGACGATGTTGGGCTGCAGCGCTTTCTCGATAGCCTGGTCGGCACGGAAACCGCTGAGCGTCTTGAGGCTTACCGCTGCCCGATGGCGCCGTGCGCGCGCCTGTTGCCGGCCGGCATGGCCAACACCGTGTGCCCGTTCTGTCAGACCGAGTTCGAGCAGGAAGGTGTGGCGGCCGAGGTCGAGCCTGTCTATCGGCTGGTAGGCGAGGGCAGTCGCGACATTCGCTGGGTGATCGTCATCCATGGCATGAACAGCCGCGCCAAATGGCAGGAAGCCTTCAGCTGGGAAATCGCCAATCGCCTCAGCTATTCGGCGCCGGTGCTGATCTACAAATACGGCTGGGCGACCATCGACGTGTTCGCCCGCTGGCTGCACGAGCGCCTGGCCAGGCGCCTGGGCGAGCGCATGCGTATCGCCATTCAGGAAGCACAAAAGAGCCGGCTGCCCGACCGGCCGGACATCATCGCCCACAGCTTTGGCACGCTGCTGCTGTCGCGGGTGTTGGAAGATCCGGCGTTCGCCGACCTGAAATTCGGCCGCATCATCACCGCTGGGAGCATCGTGCGCCCGGATTACGACTGGGATCGGCTGATCGCTGACGGTCGTGTGGAGGCGGTGCTCAACCATGTCGGCGGCCAGGATCGCGCCGTGCCCTTCGCCCAGTACGCCATTCCTGGCGCCGGGCCGGGCGGGCAGGTGGGGTATCTGGCTGTCTCGACGCTTAACGTGCGGGCCGAGGATTACGGCCATTCGGGCTTCTTTCTTCCGGAAAACCTGGGCACGGCGATTGCGCGTCACGGTCTATGGCAGGCTTTTCTGACCCGGCCGCTGGCGCGCTTTCGGCCGGTTGGCGCTTTCGTTGCCGACCCGAACTGGCGACCGGCGCCGTTGGTGGTGCGGCTGTGTACGCGGACATTGGCGTATGGGCTGTTCTGGGTGTTGGCACCGTTCTCGTGGGTGCGGCGCAAGATCGACCCTTGATGGCGGATGCTTTTTAGGACCGGTTCAAGGGCCTTCTGCGACCCGCAGGAGCGGCAGCAAAGTGGTGGAAGCAGCCGTTCGCTGATCTACTGTGGGAACGGGCCATGCCCGTGATTTTTCGCGGGCATGGCCCGCTCCCACAATCGACCAATGATGTCCACTTTTGCCTTGTAGCTGCCGCTTCATGCACATAAGGATCGTAAGAAGGGGCCACCTCAAATCCGCGGCGCACTTTTGATCGTCGACAGGGCGCGTTCGATGGCTTCGTGGGGCGTCGAAGGCATGGCCTGTTCGACGTAGTTGTACTTGCTGTTGTCCAGAACCAGCATCTGGGCCTTTTTCGCCAGTTTGTCGATGTCGTAGCCCAAGTCGATGCAGGCACCCATCAAGGCCATGATGGTCTGCTCCAGCACCCTCTCATTCTGTGTCGCCATTTACCCACCTCGGTCATGGCCAGTCAGCGGCCGGCATCGAGCGCGGACGATTCCGTGCTCCACTGCTGAGCTATGACTGCGCGCCTGGCCGAAGGATTCAGCAGAAGTTGCGCCGTTCCAGGCGCTTGCCGATGAGTGACCTGCCGCTGCGCTTGTCGTGTCGCGAATGACAGACCGCACGGTAAAACAGCGAGCGCTCGCACAGAGCACCAGGCGCCGCAGTGCTAAGATTGCCGCCGCCTTTCGCAGCACCGCGCACGACGCGCCAGGCCAGGAAGGCCGCATACACCCATCATGGACAGGACGATGAAAAAATCAGCAGCAGTAGCACTCGCATTGGTAACGGTCGGCGCAGTCAGCACCGGCGGCGCCTGGTACACCGGTACCCAGTTGCCGGGCGTTCTCGACAATCTGATCGCCGAGGCCAACCGGCAGAGCGCCGATGCGCTGCTCGGCACCAGCGTTTCCAGCAAACTCGAACTGCTGTCGCTGGATACGCGGCTGTTCAGCAGTACGGCGCACTACCGCTTCTCGCTGGACGCACCAGACAAGGACGGTGAGCCGCGGCATATCGAAATCCTGTTGGTGGACAACATCGAGCACGGCCCGCTGCCGCTTTCGCGGCTGGCGCGCCTGAACCTGTGGCCGGTCATGGCTGCCAGCAACTATCAGCTGGAGCCTAACGAGTTGACCCAGAAGTGGTTCGACGCTGCCAAGGGCGCCGCGCCGCTGACCGGTACAGGCGTGCTGGGTTACGACGGCGCGACCCAAGGCACCCTGGTGCTGACGCCGCTGGACTTTGCGCCTTCGCCAACCGCCACGGTCAAGTTCTCGGGCATGACCCTGGATATCGAAGCCAGCAAAAATGCCCGGGACGTGCAGGTCAGTGGTGGCATGGACAGCCTGGTGGTCAACACCACGGATGAAACGCCCATGCAGGCCGACCTGCGCGGCCTGACCATCAGCAGCGAGCAGCGCCTGGGCAGCGGTGATTTCTACGTGGGCGAGAGCAGCATCAAGCTGGCCACTTCGCAGATCAAGTTCGGCGACAAGCCGGCGTTGCTGATCAAGGACATCGCCCAGACCGGCAGCCTGCAGGAGGCGGGTAGCGCGCTCAATGGGCAGATCGGTTACGACATCGGCAAGGTCAGCTATGACGGCAAGGACATTGGCGGCCTGCGCATGCTGTGGTCCATCAAGAACTTCGACAGCGCGGCGATGCAGTCGCTGATCAAGCTCTATCAGGACAAGCTGACGCCTGCTCAGCAGGCCGCGGCCCTGGGCGAAGAAGCGCCGAAACCCGAGCTTTCGGCCGACGAAGAAGCGCGTCTGAAGGCCGATCTCGACAAGCTGCTGGCCGGCAAACCGCAGCTGGCGCTGGATAACCTGACGCTCACTACCGAACATGGCCAGGCCTCGCTGCATGTGGCGGTGGACCTGGACAAGCCCGAGTCCTTCGACCTGCCGCCTGACGAACTGGCGCGCCAGCTGATCGACAAGCTGGACGCCAAACTGTCGGTCGCCAAGGCGGTGATCGGTGATGGCGTGCGCGTGCAGGCGCTGGTCGAAGGTGTCACCGATGCCAAGGCCGTCGAAGAGCAGGCGACGATGATGACCGAGATGGGCAGCGGCATGGCCCTCGGCACCGGCCTGGTGACCCTGGAGGGCGATGCCCTGCAAGCCACCCTGCATTACGCCGACAACAAGGTGACCTTCAACGGTCAGGACATGAGTGTCGACGAGTTCGTCACCCTGATGATGGCCAAGACCGGTGGCATGGGTGGCGGTCTG is a genomic window containing:
- a CDS encoding YdgA family protein, translated to MKKSAAVALALVTVGAVSTGGAWYTGTQLPGVLDNLIAEANRQSADALLGTSVSSKLELLSLDTRLFSSTAHYRFSLDAPDKDGEPRHIEILLVDNIEHGPLPLSRLARLNLWPVMAASNYQLEPNELTQKWFDAAKGAAPLTGTGVLGYDGATQGTLVLTPLDFAPSPTATVKFSGMTLDIEASKNARDVQVSGGMDSLVVNTTDETPMQADLRGLTISSEQRLGSGDFYVGESSIKLATSQIKFGDKPALLIKDIAQTGSLQEAGSALNGQIGYDIGKVSYDGKDIGGLRMLWSIKNFDSAAMQSLIKLYQDKLTPAQQAAALGEEAPKPELSADEEARLKADLDKLLAGKPQLALDNLTLTTEHGQASLHVAVDLDKPESFDLPPDELARQLIDKLDAKLSVAKAVIGDGVRVQALVEGVTDAKAVEEQATMMTEMGSGMALGTGLVTLEGDALQATLHYADNKVTFNGQDMSVDEFVTLMMAKTGGMGGGLGDDPSAYDSQDGSPYDEGAEQPE